A region of Macaca thibetana thibetana isolate TM-01 chromosome 20, ASM2454274v1, whole genome shotgun sequence DNA encodes the following proteins:
- the PIGQ gene encoding phosphatidylinositol N-acetylglucosaminyltransferase subunit Q: MVLKAFFPTCCVSVDSGLLVGRWVPEHSSAVVLAVLHFPFIPIQVKQLLAQVRQASQVGVAVLGTWCHCRQEPEESLGRFLEGLGAVFPHEPWLQLCRERGGTFWSCEVTHRQAPAAPSAPGEDQVMLIFYDQRQVLLSQLHPPTVLPDRQAGATPASTGGLAVVFDTVARSEVLFRSDRFDEGPVRLSHWQSEGVEASILVELARRASGPVCLLLASLLSLVSAIGACRVFRLWPLSFLGSKLSTCEQLRHRLEHLTLIFSTRKAENSAQLMRKANTVASVLLDVALGLTLLSWLHGRSRIGHLADALVPVADHVAEELQHLLQWLMGAPAGLKMNRALDQVLGRFFLYHIHLWISYIHLMSPFVEHILWHVGLSACLGLTVALSLLSDIIALLTFHIYCFYVYGARLYCLKIHGLSSLWRLFRGKKWNVLRQRVDSCSYDLDQLFIGTLLFTILLFLLPTTALYYLVFTLLRLLVVAVQGLIHLLVDLINSLPLYSLGLRLCRPYRLAAGVKFRVLQHEAGRPLRLLMQINPLPYSRVMHTYRLPSCGCHPKDSWGALCRKLFFGELIYPWRQRGDKQD; the protein is encoded by the exons ATGGTGCTCAAGGCCTTCTTCCCCACGTGCTGCGTCTCGGTGGACAGCGGCCTGCTGGTGGGAAGGTGGGTTCCGGAGCACAGCAGCGCCGTGGTCCTGGCGGTCCTGCACTTTCCCTTCATCCCCATCCAGGTCAAGCAGCTCCTGGCTCAAGTGCGGCAGGCCAGCCAGGTGGGCGTGGCCGTGCTGGGTACCTGGTGCCACTGCCGGCAGGAGCCCGAGGAGAGCCTGGGCCGCTTCCTGGAGGGCCTGGGTGCCGTCTTCCCCCATGAGCCCTGGCTGCAGCTGTGCCGGGAGAGAGGCGGCACGTTCTGGAGCTGCGAGGTCACCCACCGGCAAGCGCCCGCTGCCCCCAGTGCCCCTGGTGAGGACCAGGTCATGCTCATCTTCTATGACCAGCGCCAGGTGCTGCTGTCACAGCTACACCCGCCCACCGTCCTGCCCGACCGCCAGGCTGGAGCCACCCCTGCCAGCACGGGGGGCCTGGCTGTGGTCTTTGACACAGTGGCACGCAGTGAGGTCCTCTTCCGCAGCGACCGCTTCGATGAGGGCCCCGTGCGGCTGAGCCACTGGCAGTCGGAGGGCGTGGAGGCCAGCATCCTCGTGGAGCTGGCCAGGCGAGCCTCGGGACCCGTCTGTCTGCTGCTGGCCAGCCTGCTGTCACTGGTCTCAGCCATTGGTGCCTGCCG AGTGTTCAGGCTCTGGCCCCTGTCCTTCCTCGGGAGCAAGCTCTCCACGTGTGAACAGCTCCGGCACCGGCTGGAGCACCTCACACTCATCTTCAGTACGCGGAAGGCGGAGAACTCTGCCCAGCTGATGAG GAAGGCCAACACAGTGGCCTCCGTGCTGCTGGACGTGGCCCTGGGCCTCACGCTACTGTCCTGGCTCCACGGGAGAAGCCGCATTGGGCATCTGGCCGACGCCCTCGTTCCTGTGGCTGAC CACGTGGCCGAGGAGCTGCAGCACCTGCTGCAGTGGCTGATGGGCGCTCCCGCCGGGCTCAAGATGAACCGTGCACTGGACCAGGTGCTGGGCCGCTTCTTCCTCTACCACATCCACCTGTGGATCA GCTACATCCACCTCATGTCCCCCTTCGTCGAGCACATCCTGTGGCACGTGGGCCTCTCGGCCTGCCTGGGCCTCACGGTGGCCCTGTCCCTGCTCTCGGATATCATCGCCCTCCTCACCTTCCACATCTACTGCTTCTACGTCTATGGCGCCAG GCTGTACTGCCTGAAGATCCACGGTCTATCCTCGCTCTGGCGTCTGTTCCGGGGGAAGAAGTGGAACGTTCTGCGCCAGCGCGTGGACTCCTGTTCCTATGACCTGGACCAG CTGTTCATCGGGACTCTGCTCTTCACcatcctgctcttcctcctgccaACCACAGCCCTGTACTACCTGGTGTTCACCCTG CTCCGGCTCCTGGTGGTCGCTGTGCAGGGCCTGATCCATCTGCTCGTGGACCTCATCAACTCCCTGCCGCTGTACTCACTGGGTCTTCGGCTCTGCCGGCCCTACAGGCTGGCGG CTGGTGTGAAGTTCCGTGTCCTGCAGCATGAGGCCGGCAGGCCCCTCCGCCTCCTGATGCAG ATAAACCCACTGCCCTACAGCCGCGTGATGCACACCTACCGTCTCCCCAGCTGTGGCTGCCACCCCAAGGACTCCTGGGGTGCCCTGTGCCGCAAGCTGTTCTTTGGGGAGCTCATCTACccctggaggcagagaggggACAAGCAGGACTGA
- the NHLRC4 gene encoding NHL-repeat-containing protein 4, which produces MLGLEGPCWVGPGPDGGLAVSEEFGDVRLFGSAHQPLGSLGGWTGHTFGCPAGICSNSEGNIIVADEQRRQVTLFPRAGPPICLVSEGLGQPLGVACAPQGQLLVADAKDNSIKVYQGLKELA; this is translated from the coding sequence ATGCTGGGTCTGGAGGGCCCCTGCTGGGTGGGCCCGGGGCCTGATGGGGGCCTTGCTGTGAGTGAGGAGTTTGGGGATGTGAGGCTGTTTGGCAGTGCCCACCAGCCCCTGGGCTCCCTGGGGGGCTGGACGGGGCACACTTTCGGCTGCCCAGCAGGCATCTGCTCCAACTCAGAGGGCAACATTATTGTAGCAGACGAGCAGAGGCGCCAAGTGACCCTGTTTCCCCGGGCTGGGCCACCCATCTGCCTGGTGTCGGAGGGGCTTGGGCAACCCTTGGGAGTGGCCTGTGCACCCCAGGGCCAGCTCCTGGTGGCTGATGCCAAGGACAACTCCATCAAGGTGTACCAGGGCCTCAAGGAGCTGGCCTGA